Proteins from a genomic interval of Gordonia sp. SL306:
- a CDS encoding GNAT family N-acetyltransferase — translation MVIDKTGARTSVADNPAERRYEITVEDAGGPRVAGFTAYRDRDVDGTGQRIFFHTEVAEEFGGRGLGTILIREALDATRAEGRVIVGVCPMVAAFLRKNPDYADAARPVTPEVLSWLETALN, via the coding sequence ATGGTCATCGACAAGACCGGAGCCCGCACCTCCGTCGCCGACAACCCGGCCGAACGCCGCTACGAGATCACGGTGGAGGACGCCGGCGGACCTCGGGTGGCCGGGTTCACCGCCTACCGTGACCGTGACGTCGACGGCACCGGACAACGCATCTTCTTCCACACGGAGGTGGCCGAGGAGTTCGGTGGACGTGGTCTCGGCACCATCCTGATCCGCGAAGCGCTCGACGCGACCCGCGCCGAGGGGCGCGTCATCGTCGGTGTCTGCCCGATGGTGGCGGCCTTCCTGCGCAAGAACCCCGACTACGCGGATGCGGCCCGCCCGGTGACCCCCGAGGTGCTCTCCTGGCTGGAGACCGCACTCAACTGA
- a CDS encoding sensor histidine kinase, giving the protein MVIDHTQAGRAVAGRLRGLRAHAVSDDSDLLRMQRSGARFIGLGLLTFTVVTIPVAIRCADLTADWWTPVSMVLIVGPAILLVLASLRPVPRGHVGLMYLSALGYVLATLLWFVAWNGTTNDPAHWAVWMVQFPSVASIGLVLVSRTRWAIAHLVTATLAVHAANQVGRFGEIRPVALLSAPLTMALSGVFLAVAIATMANVRLLDARRAEILASAATGAAEMAQEAERARFAAVIHDRVIASLLAVTPGRPDPRLASQAASTLDELDRSDDNHLGDVSAAQVAERIRATAASVSDDVRSELFVHDRSVFYPADVVSALTASMGEAVRNWHRHAGGAARCVVGGDFACDAVRVTITDDGVGFDPGSVAPERYGIATGIRGRMASLPGGMAQIISAPRRGTTVVVQWRRP; this is encoded by the coding sequence CCCGTTTCATCGGCCTCGGTCTCCTCACGTTCACGGTGGTGACCATTCCGGTGGCCATCCGGTGCGCGGATCTCACGGCCGACTGGTGGACGCCGGTCAGCATGGTGCTGATCGTCGGGCCGGCGATCCTGCTCGTGCTGGCGTCATTGCGTCCGGTGCCGCGGGGCCACGTCGGCCTGATGTACTTGTCCGCGCTCGGCTACGTGCTCGCGACGCTCCTCTGGTTCGTCGCATGGAATGGCACGACCAATGATCCGGCGCACTGGGCGGTGTGGATGGTGCAGTTCCCGTCGGTGGCGAGTATCGGACTCGTGCTGGTGTCGCGTACCCGCTGGGCCATTGCGCATCTCGTCACGGCCACCCTGGCCGTGCATGCGGCCAACCAGGTCGGCCGCTTCGGTGAGATCCGGCCGGTCGCACTGCTCAGTGCGCCGCTGACGATGGCGCTCAGCGGTGTGTTCTTGGCCGTCGCGATCGCGACGATGGCCAACGTGCGACTACTCGACGCCCGCCGGGCCGAGATCCTGGCCTCGGCCGCGACCGGTGCCGCGGAGATGGCACAGGAAGCCGAACGCGCGCGCTTCGCTGCGGTGATCCACGACCGGGTGATCGCGTCGTTGCTCGCGGTGACACCGGGGCGGCCCGACCCGCGCCTCGCGAGCCAGGCCGCGTCGACGCTCGATGAACTCGACCGCAGCGACGACAATCACCTCGGCGATGTCTCGGCCGCGCAGGTCGCTGAGCGGATCCGGGCAACTGCCGCGTCCGTCAGCGACGATGTCCGCAGCGAGTTGTTCGTGCACGATCGCTCGGTGTTTTATCCCGCCGATGTCGTCTCGGCGCTGACCGCGTCGATGGGAGAAGCGGTGCGCAACTGGCACCGGCACGCGGGCGGCGCCGCTCGTTGTGTGGTCGGCGGCGATTTCGCCTGCGACGCCGTGCGGGTCACCATCACCGACGACGGCGTGGGGTTCGACCCCGGATCGGTGGCACCGGAACGGTATGGGATCGCCACCGGAATCCGGGGGCGGATGGCTTCGCTGCCGGGCGGCATGGCGCAGATCATCAGCGCACCCCGCCGCGGGACGACCGTCGTCGTCCAGTGGCGGCGCCCATGA